One genomic window of Polyangium aurulentum includes the following:
- the mxcG gene encoding myxochelin non-ribosomal peptide synthetase MxcG, with the protein MPGSQNDCWPLSAAQHGIWLGQELDPTSPLYNAGECIEIRGALDLAVFEAALRQAITEAETLHMRFSRAEDGPRQLLDISQDWPVHRIHVGREADLWAFVEAWMRADLERTVDLHRGPLFAEALFTAGPDLTYWYQRAHHIALDGFGFSLVAQRVAELYTARTEGRASTGAPSGSLLRVVQEDLAYRSSPACERDRAFWLRHFDDRPAIVSLGGRSAMASRSALRRTASLALSTMNRAQAEARSAGASWPDVIVAAIAAYAHRITGAPELVLGLPVMGRMGSVSLRIPSMVMNIVPLRVPVPQGASLSALVQQVAAQMRAIRPHMRYRHEQLRRNLKLVGGNRRLFGPVVNIMPFDYDLRFAGRRAVAHNISAGPVEDISINVYARSDGREPRIDFDANPDCYSAAELEAHQRQFLDFLAAVLSAPAQPIAGIAISGAIAPAPSAAAQRPGAILDGGPLPAPPRDVIDRILENARERPDAIALEHGSRRMTYGELERAARRLSARLTALGAGPGTLVALSLPRSVEAITAIVATLFSGAGYLPLDPQGPSGRTAAILADAGPALLVTLSVHAEQVKQASAGPRVVLMDDEVSSEAPEAPIRVRDEHTAYVIYTSGSTGRPNGVVIGRGALAHFVAGATHGYDLRRDDRVLQFAPLHFDASVEEVFLSLCAGATLVLRTEEMLQSVLRLLDACAEHAITVLDLPTALWHEVAYSLSTGAASLPLSVRTVIIGGEAALPERVARFRRAVGPAVRLLNTYGPTEATVVATFATLTGIESAAEREDDVPIGRPLPGVRAAVIGADGRLVAQGEVGELYLMGGGLAEGYLGQPELSAARFQILESLPHRPRAYRTGDLVRQSENGQLVFVGRVDEELKISGHRVDPGEIETVLLRHPGVREVAVVGSVLPGGTKRLSAHIVADAPPPSPGALRQHAQSALPPASVPSAFMFTDRLPRTSTGKIDRAALRDAGASRSAASASATTDLEKAVMEVWEQVLGVDDLSVEDDFFERGGQSLQTIQVATRLGIALGREIPVAMVFRHPTIADLSRALGQSGGVTKVSGGLTDAMLADAVLPDDIVPALHTSAAPSSYRHVLLTGATGFVGVHLLRALLTGTAARVVCLVRAADEKQAADRLLTALKKQGLSTEHFEDRVEAVPADLSLPRLGLRAEAWNRLAMECDAIYHDAAVVSLVRDYRSMCAVNVLGTREILRLAASARPKPVHHVSTLAVAPSITASPEVREGFVPPHPELRDGYKQSKWIAERLAEQACERGLPVAVYRLGRVVGAPETGIVNEQDLVFRLLLAGIPAGVLPALDVSETWTPVDYVARAIVQLSLGQPAPGTVFNLAPAPEVQLEDVFRWVGEYGYGVESCSVPAWRARLGNGAGAAESATLAFFDLQPDPAGEPQRFGMGRVCCDNVIRGLSGSGIDCPAIDRSLVFRYLDHCVETGKLPRPSNARAGRL; encoded by the coding sequence ATGCCTGGATCCCAGAATGATTGCTGGCCCCTCTCGGCGGCGCAGCACGGCATCTGGCTCGGCCAGGAGCTCGACCCGACGAGCCCCCTCTACAACGCCGGCGAATGCATCGAGATTCGCGGCGCCTTGGATCTGGCCGTCTTCGAGGCCGCCCTGCGTCAGGCGATCACGGAGGCCGAGACGCTGCACATGCGCTTCTCCAGGGCGGAGGATGGGCCCCGGCAGCTCCTCGATATCTCCCAGGATTGGCCCGTGCACCGCATCCACGTCGGCCGCGAAGCCGATTTATGGGCTTTCGTCGAAGCATGGATGCGGGCAGATCTCGAGAGGACGGTCGATCTCCATCGCGGACCGCTCTTTGCGGAGGCGCTCTTCACGGCCGGCCCCGACCTGACCTACTGGTATCAGCGGGCCCACCACATCGCGCTCGACGGATTCGGTTTCTCGCTCGTCGCGCAGCGCGTGGCGGAGCTTTATACCGCCCGTACCGAGGGCCGAGCGAGCACCGGCGCCCCGTCGGGCTCGCTGCTCCGGGTGGTCCAGGAAGATCTCGCCTATCGCTCGTCGCCCGCTTGTGAACGCGACCGCGCCTTCTGGTTGCGACACTTCGACGATCGCCCCGCGATCGTGAGCCTCGGCGGTCGATCCGCCATGGCTTCTCGCAGCGCATTGCGAAGGACCGCCTCGCTTGCGCTCTCCACGATGAATCGAGCGCAGGCCGAGGCGCGCAGCGCGGGGGCGAGCTGGCCCGACGTGATCGTCGCCGCAATCGCAGCCTACGCGCACCGCATCACCGGCGCGCCGGAGCTCGTCCTGGGACTGCCCGTCATGGGTCGCATGGGCTCTGTCTCCCTGCGTATCCCGAGCATGGTGATGAACATCGTGCCGCTGCGCGTCCCGGTCCCGCAAGGAGCGAGCCTGTCGGCGCTCGTCCAGCAGGTCGCAGCGCAAATGCGCGCGATCCGGCCCCACATGCGTTATCGCCACGAGCAGCTGCGCCGAAATCTCAAGCTGGTCGGCGGAAATCGGCGGCTGTTCGGCCCGGTGGTCAACATCATGCCCTTCGACTACGACCTGCGCTTTGCAGGTCGACGCGCCGTCGCGCACAACATCTCCGCCGGGCCGGTCGAGGACATCTCGATCAACGTGTACGCGAGGTCGGACGGACGCGAGCCCCGTATCGACTTCGATGCCAATCCGGATTGTTACAGCGCCGCAGAGCTCGAGGCGCATCAGCGGCAGTTCCTGGATTTCCTCGCGGCCGTCCTCTCCGCGCCCGCACAGCCGATTGCGGGAATCGCGATTTCCGGAGCCATTGCGCCGGCGCCCTCCGCGGCGGCGCAGCGGCCCGGCGCGATCCTCGACGGCGGGCCTCTGCCGGCACCGCCGCGCGACGTCATCGATCGGATCCTCGAGAACGCCCGCGAACGGCCCGACGCCATTGCTTTGGAGCACGGCTCGCGGCGAATGACGTATGGCGAGCTCGAGCGCGCCGCCCGGCGGCTCTCTGCTCGCCTGACGGCGCTCGGGGCCGGGCCAGGCACGCTCGTCGCGCTCTCGTTGCCCCGCAGCGTGGAAGCCATCACGGCCATCGTCGCCACGTTGTTCTCCGGCGCTGGATACCTGCCGCTCGATCCGCAAGGGCCGAGCGGGAGGACGGCAGCGATCCTCGCGGACGCCGGACCCGCATTGCTCGTCACGCTCTCCGTACACGCCGAGCAAGTGAAACAGGCGAGCGCGGGTCCCCGGGTCGTGCTGATGGATGACGAGGTTTCCTCGGAAGCTCCCGAGGCGCCGATCCGCGTGCGGGACGAGCATACGGCTTACGTGATCTACACCTCCGGCTCCACGGGCCGGCCCAATGGTGTCGTGATCGGCCGCGGAGCGCTGGCGCATTTCGTGGCCGGAGCGACCCACGGCTACGATCTCCGCCGTGACGATCGGGTCCTGCAGTTCGCGCCGCTGCACTTCGACGCCAGCGTGGAGGAAGTTTTCCTGTCCCTGTGCGCGGGCGCCACGCTGGTGTTGCGCACGGAAGAGATGCTGCAATCGGTTCTCAGGCTGCTCGACGCCTGCGCCGAGCACGCAATCACCGTGCTCGACCTGCCCACCGCGCTCTGGCACGAGGTCGCCTACAGCCTCTCGACCGGCGCGGCTTCCCTCCCGCTCAGCGTCCGCACCGTGATCATCGGCGGAGAGGCCGCGCTCCCGGAGAGGGTCGCGCGTTTTCGTCGCGCCGTCGGCCCCGCGGTCCGATTGCTCAACACGTATGGTCCCACGGAGGCGACCGTCGTGGCCACGTTCGCCACGCTGACCGGCATCGAATCAGCGGCCGAGCGCGAGGACGACGTCCCGATAGGCAGACCGCTGCCCGGCGTCCGCGCGGCCGTCATCGGCGCGGATGGGCGGCTCGTCGCGCAAGGCGAAGTGGGGGAGCTGTATTTGATGGGCGGAGGGCTGGCCGAGGGCTATCTCGGGCAGCCGGAGCTGTCCGCCGCGCGGTTCCAGATCCTCGAAAGCCTGCCCCACCGGCCGCGCGCTTACCGCACGGGAGATCTCGTCCGGCAAAGTGAGAATGGCCAGCTCGTCTTCGTCGGCCGCGTCGACGAGGAGCTCAAAATCAGCGGACACCGCGTCGACCCGGGCGAGATCGAGACCGTCTTGCTTCGTCATCCCGGCGTGCGCGAGGTCGCGGTGGTGGGGTCTGTCCTGCCAGGCGGAACCAAACGCCTCTCGGCGCACATCGTCGCCGACGCTCCCCCGCCGTCGCCGGGCGCGCTCCGCCAGCATGCGCAATCGGCGCTGCCGCCTGCCTCCGTACCCTCGGCCTTCATGTTCACGGATCGATTGCCGAGGACCAGCACGGGGAAAATCGACAGGGCCGCGCTGCGGGACGCCGGCGCCTCCCGCTCGGCCGCGTCGGCCTCCGCGACCACGGACCTCGAGAAGGCTGTGATGGAGGTCTGGGAACAAGTCCTCGGTGTCGACGACCTCTCCGTCGAAGATGATTTTTTCGAGCGCGGCGGCCAGTCGCTGCAAACCATTCAGGTCGCCACGCGCCTCGGCATCGCGCTCGGGCGCGAGATTCCCGTCGCAATGGTGTTTCGTCACCCTACCATCGCCGATCTGTCGCGCGCCCTGGGGCAATCCGGGGGCGTCACCAAGGTCTCCGGGGGCCTCACGGATGCGATGCTGGCCGACGCCGTGCTCCCGGACGATATCGTCCCTGCCTTGCACACGTCCGCGGCGCCATCGTCGTACCGGCACGTATTGCTCACCGGCGCGACCGGCTTCGTCGGCGTGCATCTCCTGCGTGCGCTCTTGACCGGGACCGCGGCTCGCGTGGTTTGTCTGGTGCGCGCCGCGGACGAAAAGCAAGCGGCCGACCGGCTTCTCACGGCCCTGAAGAAGCAGGGCCTGTCGACGGAGCATTTCGAGGACAGGGTGGAGGCCGTGCCCGCGGATCTCTCCTTGCCCCGCCTCGGGCTGCGGGCCGAGGCGTGGAACCGGCTCGCCATGGAGTGCGATGCGATCTACCACGACGCCGCGGTCGTCAGCCTCGTGCGCGATTACCGCAGCATGTGCGCGGTGAATGTCCTCGGGACACGCGAGATACTGCGGCTCGCCGCATCTGCGCGCCCGAAACCCGTGCATCACGTATCGACGCTCGCCGTGGCTCCGTCGATCACCGCAAGCCCCGAGGTGCGCGAGGGGTTCGTCCCGCCGCATCCCGAGCTGCGCGATGGCTACAAGCAGAGCAAATGGATCGCCGAGCGCCTCGCAGAGCAAGCATGCGAGCGTGGACTGCCGGTCGCCGTGTATCGCCTCGGTCGCGTCGTCGGCGCTCCCGAGACGGGGATCGTCAACGAGCAAGACCTGGTCTTTCGGCTCCTCCTCGCCGGCATTCCCGCGGGGGTCTTGCCCGCTCTCGACGTCTCGGAGACGTGGACGCCCGTCGATTACGTGGCGCGCGCGATCGTGCAGCTCTCCCTCGGCCAGCCGGCGCCCGGCACGGTGTTCAACCTCGCCCCCGCGCCCGAGGTCCAGCTCGAGGACGTGTTCCGCTGGGTCGGCGAGTACGGTTATGGTGTCGAGTCGTGCTCGGTCCCGGCGTGGCGCGCGCGCCTCGGCAACGGCGCCGGCGCGGCCGAGAGCGCGACGCTCGCCTTCTTCGATCTCCAGCCCGACCCTGCTGGAGAGCCGCAACGCTTCGGCATGGGGCGCGTGTGTTGTGACAACGTGATTCGCGGTCTGTCCGGCAGCGGCATCGATTGCCCCGCCATCGATCGTTCGCTCGTGTTTCGCTATCTGGATCATTGCGTCGAGACCGGCAAGCTGCCGCGCCCATCGAATGCGCGAGCGGGCCGACTCTGA
- a CDS encoding aspartate aminotransferase family protein, with protein sequence MTLQHVYADVDKLERGLPRATAGNLRLDRSNALLAEARQLIPGVTQSLMKRPEMFALGSFPVYIESGEGALVRDVDGNEYIDYICGLGANTLGHNHPAVVDTIHERLGKGVLHSLPTEIEVTATRALVDLIPGAEMARFFKTGADATSAAIRLARHVTGKEKVVTIGYNGWHDHFMFDTPGVPAVLRDYTYRMPLMAEADEQPLLALIAEKGSEIAAVLLSLPYKRRVSVEFLRALREACHAHGVLFVLDEVVTGFRLALGGAQEYYGISADFVCLSKGIAAGMPLSAIAGPRAVMSRLADLQVSTTFGGEMLSLEVCKAVLREYRDTDYIPRIAALGKRLREGVNEKAAKVGAPLRVVGYDAIPFFLFADDLAVHTKFMAQFVGAMARRGVILRRDVSFISGAHTEVQIDFTIEAAHDALLEMARLGAFEGSQASAKA encoded by the coding sequence ATGACCCTACAGCACGTGTATGCAGACGTCGACAAGCTGGAGCGAGGTCTCCCGCGAGCCACCGCAGGAAACCTGCGGCTCGATCGTTCGAATGCGCTCCTCGCCGAGGCGCGCCAGCTCATCCCCGGCGTCACCCAGTCGCTCATGAAGCGGCCGGAGATGTTCGCGCTGGGCTCGTTCCCGGTGTACATCGAGAGCGGCGAGGGCGCGCTCGTGCGCGACGTCGACGGCAACGAGTACATCGATTACATCTGCGGCCTCGGGGCGAACACGCTGGGGCACAACCATCCCGCCGTCGTCGACACCATTCACGAGCGGCTCGGAAAAGGGGTGCTGCACTCGTTGCCGACGGAGATCGAGGTCACGGCCACGCGCGCGCTGGTCGATCTGATCCCCGGCGCAGAGATGGCGCGCTTCTTCAAGACCGGAGCGGATGCGACCTCCGCGGCGATCCGCCTCGCCCGCCACGTTACGGGGAAAGAAAAGGTCGTCACCATTGGCTACAACGGCTGGCACGATCACTTCATGTTCGACACGCCGGGCGTGCCGGCAGTGCTGCGCGACTACACCTATCGCATGCCGCTCATGGCCGAGGCGGACGAGCAGCCCTTGCTCGCTCTGATCGCCGAGAAGGGCTCCGAGATCGCGGCCGTGCTGCTCTCGCTGCCCTACAAGCGCCGTGTCTCGGTGGAGTTCTTGCGTGCATTGCGAGAAGCCTGCCACGCCCACGGCGTGCTCTTCGTGCTGGACGAGGTGGTGACGGGCTTCCGGCTCGCGCTCGGCGGCGCCCAGGAATACTACGGCATCTCGGCGGATTTCGTGTGCCTCTCGAAGGGCATTGCCGCCGGCATGCCGCTCTCGGCCATTGCCGGCCCGCGGGCGGTGATGAGCCGGCTCGCGGATCTGCAGGTCTCGACGACCTTCGGCGGCGAGATGCTCTCCCTGGAGGTCTGCAAGGCCGTCCTCCGCGAGTACCGGGATACCGATTACATCCCGCGGATTGCGGCGCTCGGGAAGCGCCTCCGCGAAGGAGTCAACGAGAAGGCCGCGAAGGTCGGTGCTCCGCTGCGCGTGGTGGGATATGACGCGATCCCGTTCTTCCTCTTCGCCGACGATCTCGCTGTCCACACGAAATTCATGGCGCAGTTCGTGGGCGCGATGGCGAGGCGCGGCGTGATCCTGCGCCGCGACGTCAGCTTCATCTCCGGCGCGCACACGGAGGTGCAGATCGATTTCACGATCGAGGCGGCGCACGACGCGCTCCTCGAGATGGCGAGGCTCGGCGCGTTCGAGGGCAGCCAGGCCAGCGCGAAGGCTTGA